The sequence CGAGCTTCAATGCGATCGAAGGCGCGTCGCCGGGCGGCCACTATAGCAACGACTTTGTCGTCAACAACGCGCGTATCTACATCAATGGGCAGATCCACAAGTATGTGAAATTTGAGTTCAATACGGATTGTTTCAATTGCCAGGCTGGAGGAGGGGCGGGCCCCTTCGGGACCGGGGGGGCACAGAATTTCGGCGGCAACTCCTCGATCGGCTTGCTGGATGCGGTCGGGAAGTTTGAATTTAACGAGATGGTCAACCTGTGGGTCGGGCGCATGTTGCTCCCGAGCGAACGGGGTGAGCTGAACGGGCCGTTCTACCATGCGACCTTCGACGGGTTCCGAACGCCGTTCTTTCCCGCCGACCTCAGCGCTAATTTCAATGGGCCGACCGCAGGGGGGGGAGGCGCCGGACTCTATGGCCGTGACAATGCGGCGACCTTTTGGGGCAAGGTGCACCCCTTTGGGACCACCCACCTGTTGTATGTCCTCAGTGTGTCGCAGGGGTTGCGCAATGGCCCGAACCTCGGCAGCAGCTTGATGTACACCGGGCGCGTCCAGTGGAATTTCCTGAACGATGAGCCGAACCCCGGCTACTACACCTCGGGGACCTACTACGGGACGGCCGGCGATATTGCCGCGCTCGGGGTCAGCGTGCAGCATCAAAAAGATGGGGCCGGCAATGCCGCGGCCGCCAGTGTGTCGGATTTCACCGGCGCGTCCGTTGACGTGTTGCTGGAGAAAGTGCTCCCCAATAACATGGGCGTGTTCACCTTCAACGGAGAATTCAAGCGGCACTGGGCGAACTATGGCACCGGGGCGTTTGCCACATCGCCCGCCACGTGTTTCTGCACCTTCAACGGGCACTCGTGGACGGTATATGGGTTGTACCTGATTCCGCATGAGGTCGGGATTGGACGCTTCCAGCCCTATGTCCGGTTCACCAGCATTGATCCGTTGTACAGCGCGCTGCGGCAGGAGTGGGAGACAGGGGTGAATTACATCATCGCCGGCCACAATGCCCGGGTCTCGGCCTTCTATCGGTACGGCGATCTCAATACGAAGGGGTTCTTTAGCAACTTTGGCCCGAATGCGGCCGGGAACAAGGTCGATTCGTTCCATGTCGCGTTGCAGTTGCAGTATTAAGCAGCACACGTGAGCTAGGGGGGTAGAGAGGCCAGCGCTCTCAGAAGAGCCGGAATCCACGGTGTGGGTTCCGGCTCTTTCTTTTTGCCTCACCGATGGAGCTTGTCCGTCCTAGCCTTGTAAGTATTCGTGTTTGGTAGTTTGACGGGCTGACGATGGGTATAGTGTGAACTACACCAGCACTAAGCCGATTGACCGAATCTTCTTCCACGACGAGGTGTTTAGAAACGCATTAAAGTCTGAGATGGTTCCAGGAAACTGGCTACCAACTTGGTGGATATATGGGTACTCCTGCGATGACGACCGTGGAGTGGATGTCACGATCAATTGCTGGACCCACTTGGCTTGCGACTCGGGAAGATTAAGGATGTACTCTTTTCCCGAGCCGTCATAAATGAGGCGAAATCTGCTTCCTTCTGGCTCGCACGTTACTGTTCCACCCAACCAGACACATCGCCGTTCTCCCCCTCGGCGTTCCTCGATCACCCGGTTCTTTAGGAGCT is a genomic window of Candidatus Nitrospira kreftii containing:
- a CDS encoding Short chain amide porin, which translates into the protein MIGQVKRQWKTVLVAGAVTALVAGMGSPLPSAYAGGTIKADDDKWISIGMGIRTSFNAIEGASPGGHYSNDFVVNNARIYINGQIHKYVKFEFNTDCFNCQAGGGAGPFGTGGAQNFGGNSSIGLLDAVGKFEFNEMVNLWVGRMLLPSERGELNGPFYHATFDGFRTPFFPADLSANFNGPTAGGGGAGLYGRDNAATFWGKVHPFGTTHLLYVLSVSQGLRNGPNLGSSLMYTGRVQWNFLNDEPNPGYYTSGTYYGTAGDIAALGVSVQHQKDGAGNAAAASVSDFTGASVDVLLEKVLPNNMGVFTFNGEFKRHWANYGTGAFATSPATCFCTFNGHSWTVYGLYLIPHEVGIGRFQPYVRFTSIDPLYSALRQEWETGVNYIIAGHNARVSAFYRYGDLNTKGFFSNFGPNAAGNKVDSFHVALQLQY